In Neokomagataea tanensis, one genomic interval encodes:
- a CDS encoding glycosyltransferase family 4 protein, which produces MKIAFLVQGLFEKSDSIGFDCVYEYKRARKLFKNADSDVRIFSERFDLTRHPGVPIESLEAFYEWCAVNYDGIIVYHYCGAWKEMDEFLVARSSPSIVRWHNNTSPWFYFSKERYLVHTLEGFENIVDIAGKKNLFFWVNSVFTRDQFIALGGQASRSAVVYPASRYLEKGTELRLPSRTFAPEGVINMLFVGRVVQHKGHKSIISMADRVRRETGKPVIVRFAGREDDVKLEIERHAESYPNVETYFYGEVSDSELEELYLISDVFLCLSEHEGFGLPVFEAMRCGLPTIVWSTTALRELMVDHPLGFHYYDLNTFAAAIIALEDNTVYRTVLAAQNRVLASYTEEIVDAQMVHGFAALSNQDLEQVVDTFPPTLQSEAELANAVAERLLHARSIPSAVQPVTRDSGYNLFSRYDIEAFRKFFDRVERLRFAPFENFKNNGYYRIDARHFHCREGIIDGGVMKFDFGCYPEGHLIFGPYRELPKGHYDVSFDLSVVSENMSSVIIDVASRHRGLITEQSIPVQKIHFEKPVLQFDCDDESDEYEFRVKAKHSFEGEVLFRGVLIKQRSN; this is translated from the coding sequence TGATTCAATAGGGTTCGATTGTGTCTATGAATACAAGCGCGCTCGGAAGCTCTTTAAAAATGCTGACAGCGACGTCCGTATTTTTTCTGAACGTTTCGATTTGACTAGGCACCCCGGTGTTCCCATTGAAAGCCTAGAAGCATTTTATGAGTGGTGCGCAGTAAATTATGACGGTATTATTGTTTACCATTATTGCGGCGCTTGGAAAGAGATGGATGAGTTCCTCGTTGCTCGATCATCGCCATCTATTGTGCGTTGGCACAACAATACATCGCCGTGGTTTTATTTTTCAAAAGAGCGCTATTTAGTTCATACGCTTGAGGGTTTTGAAAATATCGTCGATATAGCAGGTAAAAAAAATCTCTTTTTTTGGGTGAATTCGGTATTTACTCGAGATCAATTTATTGCATTGGGAGGTCAAGCATCTCGTTCAGCAGTGGTTTACCCTGCGAGCAGGTATCTGGAGAAGGGTACAGAGCTGAGGTTACCCTCTCGAACTTTTGCTCCAGAGGGTGTCATCAACATGCTTTTTGTTGGACGAGTCGTGCAGCATAAGGGGCATAAATCGATTATTTCTATGGCTGACCGGGTCAGAAGAGAAACAGGCAAGCCCGTTATTGTGCGTTTTGCAGGCCGAGAGGATGACGTAAAACTAGAAATAGAACGGCACGCGGAAAGTTACCCAAATGTTGAAACTTACTTCTACGGCGAGGTTTCTGACTCAGAATTAGAAGAGCTATACCTTATTTCTGATGTCTTCTTATGTTTATCTGAGCATGAAGGATTTGGATTACCTGTCTTTGAAGCAATGCGTTGCGGACTGCCTACTATTGTTTGGTCTACAACAGCGCTTCGCGAACTGATGGTCGATCATCCGCTGGGATTTCATTATTATGACTTAAATACCTTTGCGGCAGCTATAATTGCTCTTGAAGATAATACTGTTTATCGCACTGTGTTGGCAGCCCAAAATCGTGTTTTGGCTTCCTATACGGAAGAAATTGTAGACGCGCAGATGGTTCACGGCTTCGCCGCTCTTTCAAATCAAGACTTAGAACAAGTGGTTGATACTTTTCCGCCTACATTACAAAGCGAAGCAGAGCTTGCTAATGCTGTAGCAGAGCGGCTTCTGCACGCCAGATCAATACCCTCGGCAGTTCAACCTGTCACGCGTGATAGTGGATATAACCTCTTTTCACGCTATGATATCGAAGCTTTTCGGAAATTTTTTGATAGAGTGGAGCGCTTACGGTTTGCTCCATTTGAGAATTTCAAAAATAACGGATATTATCGTATTGACGCGCGTCATTTCCATTGTCGAGAAGGCATAATTGATGGCGGGGTAATGAAATTCGATTTTGGGTGTTATCCCGAGGGACATTTAATATTTGGACCTTACCGAGAGTTACCAAAAGGCCATTACGACGTATCTTTCGACTTATCCGTTGTTAGCGAAAACATGTCCTCAGTGATAATCGATGTTGCTTCGCGCCATCGTGGACTGATTACTGAACAGTCAATACCCGTTCAAAAAATTCATTTTGAAAAACC